A part of Candidatus Moraniibacteriota bacterium genomic DNA contains:
- a CDS encoding DUF4349 domain-containing protein, which translates to MNQEFFVKMTRWVAYAAVGVLLIAIFLVFFGRGGFRGAQYQRGIGSGGGVSKGALSWQGMGDMMRDDVADESVPPNRVTAPMMAVDNLSGTEPSGKMMAENQSVSTVALDVASPSPLDGEKRVVRSGALSIRVEDAEWSADEIDRIATRLGGFTASRSLSSDVPGYPMPMMQDESLGYSVSKRASNSAQTGFVTINVPSEKFSEANAAIRGIASVVLSESSSASDVTAQFADLEARIKNKYAEEEAFTKILNTTSGKVSDVLEVTRELSRVRGEIEQLETQKKYMASQTDMASITISLSEDAQVGTTTNTWRPWQTVKAATNALISQFRNFIDGAIYFVVSVVPVFLLYLLGVYVLYRIGKSVYQKMRTSN; encoded by the coding sequence ATGAATCAAGAATTTTTTGTAAAAATGACACGATGGGTAGCATATGCTGCGGTCGGAGTGTTGTTGATAGCGATATTTCTCGTTTTCTTTGGTAGGGGAGGTTTTCGTGGGGCGCAGTATCAGCGAGGCATTGGTTCCGGTGGAGGTGTTTCCAAAGGAGCATTGTCTTGGCAGGGGATGGGAGACATGATGAGAGACGATGTTGCTGATGAAAGTGTTCCTCCTAACAGAGTGACTGCTCCTATGATGGCGGTTGACAATCTGTCTGGAACGGAGCCATCAGGAAAGATGATGGCGGAGAATCAATCTGTATCGACTGTTGCACTAGACGTTGCGAGTCCGTCACCTCTTGATGGAGAGAAACGAGTAGTGCGAAGTGGTGCGCTTTCGATTCGCGTCGAAGACGCTGAGTGGTCGGCGGATGAGATTGATCGTATCGCGACGCGTCTCGGTGGATTTACCGCTTCTCGATCATTGAGCAGTGATGTGCCAGGGTATCCGATGCCGATGATGCAGGATGAGTCCTTGGGATATAGCGTGTCAAAGCGCGCGTCGAATTCGGCGCAGACCGGTTTTGTGACTATCAATGTTCCATCAGAGAAATTTTCCGAGGCGAACGCGGCTATTCGAGGCATTGCGAGTGTCGTTCTGAGCGAGTCGTCGTCGGCGAGTGATGTGACGGCGCAATTTGCTGATCTCGAAGCGCGTATCAAGAATAAGTATGCCGAAGAAGAAGCTTTTACAAAAATTCTCAATACGACATCGGGGAAGGTGTCGGATGTGCTTGAAGTGACGCGTGAGCTCTCGCGTGTTCGCGGTGAAATTGAACAGCTCGAAACGCAGAAAAAGTACATGGCATCGCAAACCGACATGGCATCAATCACTATTTCTTTGAGTGAGGATGCGCAAGTGGGCACGACCACAAATACCTGGCGACCATGGCAGACGGTGAAGGCGGCAACGAACGCGCTCATATCGCAGTTTCGAAATTTCATCGATGGAGCTATCTACTTCGTAGTCTCAGTGGTGCCAGTATTCCTTTTGTACCTTCTCGGTGTGTATGTGTTGTATCGGATCGGGAAGAGTGTATACCAGAAGATGAGGACATCGAATTAG
- a CDS encoding sel1 repeat family protein, producing the protein MKRYVWVVPFPQRSDDCGKHSDEYWKLWTYIQEIYGGGACAAAYAPEKGSRWTLVVEYLNKIFLEQRNDPFALNFLARCYAEGEGVERDMKKARQGFLDAGNLLLPVAWFNLGILHSLECNPNFIEVVNCFTMGKRLGCSFCANKISALGA; encoded by the coding sequence ATGAAGCGGTATGTATGGGTAGTGCCATTTCCACAGAGATCTGACGACTGCGGTAAGCATAGTGATGAATACTGGAAGTTGTGGACGTATATCCAGGAGATTTATGGCGGAGGGGCTTGTGCTGCTGCGTATGCTCCAGAGAAAGGCTCTCGATGGACTTTAGTGGTCGAATATCTCAACAAGATATTTTTGGAGCAAAGGAATGATCCTTTCGCATTGAATTTCTTGGCTCGTTGTTATGCTGAAGGAGAGGGTGTTGAGCGTGACATGAAAAAAGCGCGGCAGGGCTTTTTGGATGCTGGAAACCTTTTGCTCCCAGTGGCATGGTTTAATCTCGGAATACTCCATTCTTTAGAATGCAACCCGAATTTTATTGAAGTGGTTAATTGTTTTACCATGGGGAAGCGATTGGGATGTTCTTTTTGTGCAAATAAGATATCTGCTCTCGGAGCATAG
- a CDS encoding class I tRNA ligase family protein — protein sequence MNAKYDPKEVEFKWQKLWEEEEFFHAKTGAEKQKFYALVEFPYPSGEGLHVGHVRPYVALDAVARKRRMEGYEVIYPFGWDAFGLPTENYAVKHSIHPEVVTKRNTDNFRRQVKNIGISFDWFREINTTDPAYYKWTQWIFLQLFKHDLAYKTKMDINWCPSCRIGLANEEAIGGVCERCGGSTERREKEQWMLAITKYADRLDRDLDTVDYLDRVKTQQRNWIGRSEGVIVKFYIRDIEKGVPFSHSEVPESSPQAGEQEKCIEVFTTRVDTIFGCTYVVVAPEHPLLKEKEIGIENLAEVREYADTVKKKTEQDRLDATKEKTGVKLEGVEAVNPFTGEGVPVFVADYVLGNYGTGAVMAVPAHDERDFEFAKKHGLPIRQSVAPFFSNTEGKDAIQSDKPTVRRKTAFSFVRHWKEDKYLCLNWEKFGWHSGVIGGIEEGESPVEAAIREIIEETGYKHPRFEKFVGGEVHTNFYAAHKDVNRYAEGVGMLFMLENDAWEKPKDEETIHHEAIWIDRKEMDSFLNLRNFQYMWEILKTGKDCFIDEGILINSGEFSGLKSEEAREKMTAWLTKEKLGKKQVNYKLRDWVFSRQRYWGEPIPLVFCPACAKATAGKKNSGWIPLPEEELPLKLPQVKSYVPTETGESPLAAMEDWVKTTCPICGGPARRETDTMPNWAGSSWYYLRYTDPGNVEALAGKEALAYWTPVDWYNGGMEHTTLHLLYSRFWHKFLYDIGVVPTSEPYMKRTSHGLILAEGGVKMSKSKGNVVNPDDIVRRFGADTLRAYEMFMGPFDQAVAWSEESIAGSRRFLEKVWKMQFNVNHKKAPVEDKDLNALLHKTIKKVSEDIEEMRFNTAVSALMILANEMEKQESVSLDVYSTFLLLLSPFAPHIAEELWHLLGNKKSLMLGCWPKADPRFLVAEAVEVVVQVNGKLRARLRISAGTSREDVERLAREERTVQQYLENATVRNVVFVPNRLVNFVI from the coding sequence ATGAATGCAAAATACGATCCGAAAGAAGTTGAGTTTAAGTGGCAAAAACTTTGGGAAGAGGAAGAATTTTTCCATGCGAAGACAGGTGCGGAGAAGCAGAAATTCTATGCACTCGTTGAGTTTCCGTATCCGTCGGGCGAGGGGTTGCACGTGGGGCATGTCCGACCGTATGTGGCACTCGATGCGGTAGCACGGAAGCGTCGGATGGAGGGGTATGAAGTGATTTATCCATTTGGGTGGGATGCCTTTGGGCTTCCGACGGAGAATTACGCCGTAAAACACAGTATTCATCCGGAGGTGGTGACGAAAAGGAATACGGATAATTTTCGCAGACAGGTTAAAAATATCGGGATATCTTTCGACTGGTTTCGGGAAATCAATACGACGGATCCGGCATACTACAAATGGACGCAGTGGATTTTCCTTCAGCTTTTTAAACATGACTTGGCGTACAAAACAAAGATGGATATCAACTGGTGTCCGTCGTGTCGGATTGGACTTGCCAATGAAGAGGCGATTGGCGGCGTGTGCGAGCGGTGTGGTGGATCGACGGAGAGACGCGAAAAGGAACAATGGATGCTGGCGATTACCAAGTATGCCGACCGACTCGATCGCGATCTCGATACGGTGGATTATCTTGACCGCGTGAAAACACAACAGCGCAATTGGATTGGACGGAGCGAGGGAGTGATTGTGAAATTTTACATCAGGGATATAGAAAAGGGTGTTCCCTTCTCTCACTCTGAAGTACCGGAGAGCTCCCCTCAGGCAGGGGAGCAGGAGAAATGTATCGAAGTTTTTACTACGAGAGTGGATACGATTTTCGGTTGCACGTATGTGGTTGTGGCGCCGGAGCACCCGCTTCTTAAAGAGAAAGAAATCGGAATCGAAAATTTGGCAGAGGTTCGGGAATATGCGGACACCGTGAAGAAGAAAACCGAACAAGATCGCCTGGATGCAACGAAAGAAAAGACTGGCGTGAAGCTTGAGGGAGTAGAAGCAGTGAACCCCTTTACCGGTGAAGGCGTGCCGGTCTTTGTCGCGGATTATGTCCTCGGGAATTATGGCACGGGTGCGGTGATGGCAGTGCCAGCGCATGATGAGCGGGACTTCGAATTTGCAAAGAAGCATGGATTACCGATTCGACAGTCAGTTGCACCGTTCTTTTCGAATACTGAAGGAAAGGATGCAATACAATCGGATAAACCGACCGTGAGGAGAAAAACAGCATTTTCTTTCGTGAGACACTGGAAGGAGGATAAGTACCTTTGTCTTAATTGGGAGAAATTCGGTTGGCATTCGGGGGTTATCGGTGGCATTGAAGAAGGGGAGTCTCCTGTTGAGGCGGCGATACGAGAAATTATTGAGGAGACAGGATATAAGCATCCGAGATTTGAGAAATTTGTCGGAGGGGAAGTGCACACGAATTTCTACGCGGCACATAAGGATGTGAATAGATATGCAGAAGGCGTTGGCATGTTGTTTATGCTTGAAAATGATGCATGGGAAAAGCCAAAAGACGAAGAGACGATACATCATGAAGCGATATGGATTGACCGAAAAGAAATGGATTCATTTTTGAATCTTCGAAACTTTCAATATATGTGGGAGATTTTGAAGACAGGGAAAGATTGTTTTATTGATGAAGGCATCCTTATCAATTCTGGTGAATTTTCTGGGCTGAAATCCGAAGAGGCGCGGGAGAAAATGACGGCGTGGCTCACGAAGGAAAAACTCGGAAAGAAACAGGTGAATTACAAATTGCGCGATTGGGTGTTCTCGCGGCAACGATATTGGGGGGAGCCGATTCCGCTGGTGTTTTGTCCTGCCTGTGCCAAAGCTACAGCGGGCAAGAAAAACTCCGGATGGATACCACTTCCCGAAGAAGAGTTGCCTCTAAAATTGCCACAAGTAAAGTCATATGTGCCGACGGAAACAGGAGAATCGCCTCTGGCGGCAATGGAAGACTGGGTGAAGACGACATGTCCCATCTGCGGCGGTCCCGCGCGGCGTGAGACGGACACGATGCCGAATTGGGCGGGATCGAGTTGGTACTATTTGCGCTATACAGATCCGGGGAATGTGGAGGCGCTTGCAGGCAAAGAGGCACTCGCGTATTGGACGCCAGTTGATTGGTACAATGGCGGGATGGAACATACGACATTGCATTTGCTCTACTCACGATTTTGGCACAAATTTCTCTACGATATTGGTGTTGTGCCGACATCGGAGCCGTATATGAAGCGCACGTCACATGGACTTATTCTTGCCGAGGGCGGAGTCAAGATGAGTAAGTCCAAGGGGAATGTGGTAAATCCGGACGATATTGTCCGGCGCTTTGGTGCAGACACTCTGCGCGCCTATGAAATGTTTATGGGACCGTTTGATCAGGCGGTTGCGTGGAGTGAAGAGAGTATCGCCGGGTCGCGGCGGTTCTTGGAGAAGGTGTGGAAGATGCAATTCAACGTTAATCATAAAAAGGCACCTGTTGAAGATAAAGATCTCAACGCTTTGCTTCATAAGACGATTAAGAAAGTATCGGAAGATATCGAAGAAATGCGGTTCAATACGGCGGTGTCGGCGCTGATGATTCTGGCGAATGAGATGGAAAAACAAGAAAGCGTTTCTCTCGATGTCTATTCTACATTTTTGCTTCTCCTCTCGCCTTTTGCGCCGCATATTGCGGAAGAACTCTGGCACTTGCTGGGAAACAAGAAATCGCTTATGTTGGGATGTTGGCCTAAAGCCGACCCTCGCTTTCTTGTTGCTGAGGCGGTTGAGGTGGTGGTGCAGGTAAACGGCAAGCTTCGCGCGAGGCTTCGGATTTCAGCAGGTACTTCGCGAGAAGATGTTGAGCGTTTGGCTCGTGAGGAAAGGACGGTCCAGCAGTACCTCGAAAACGCAACTGTTCGAAACGTAGTTTTCGTTCCGAATCGGCTGGTGAACTTTGTGATTTGA